A DNA window from Pseudodesulfovibrio thermohalotolerans contains the following coding sequences:
- a CDS encoding response regulator — protein MAKILIAEDDRISRKLAVKIVEELGHTAFVSPHGKHAYETLMAGNDFDLLLTDIMMPEMDGQQLIQTLRGDQQFNELPIVIMSAVVGINEISNLLKLGATLFLAKPLQREELRNYIGRCLGSA, from the coding sequence ATGGCCAAGATACTGATTGCCGAAGACGACCGCATATCCCGCAAGCTCGCCGTAAAGATCGTCGAGGAACTCGGCCACACGGCTTTTGTCAGCCCGCACGGGAAACATGCCTACGAAACGCTCATGGCGGGCAACGACTTCGACTTGCTTCTGACCGACATCATGATGCCCGAGATGGACGGCCAGCAGCTCATCCAGACCCTGCGCGGCGACCAGCAGTTCAACGAACTGCCCATCGTCATCATGTCCGCCGTGGTCGGCATCAACGAAATTTCCAATCTGCTCAAACTCGGGGCCACGCTGTTCCTGGCCAAACCTCTCCAGCGGGAGGAGCTTCGAAACTACATCGGCCGCTGCCTCGGTTCCGCCTAG
- a CDS encoding substrate-binding periplasmic protein: MGKTIILGVCLSLLLPVFAHAGDFEMMAIVYPPLVYADSGRLWGVAPEVVVEIQKIVGDDSPLRETPWLRGYEQTQKLSMQGMFAIVRIPERENLFKWVGPIFGEGDYFFKRKGASLKVDTLEDARKVTRIAVRKDGYTHQALAARGFDNLDVGPTYESSYMKLVEDRVDLVLMGERTYYYMVRQAGLNPAEFERTDCKLGDSAAWLAFSLDVPDETVREWQDALDVLKASGVYQKIMDRNFQP, encoded by the coding sequence GTGGGGAAAACAATCATACTGGGCGTATGTTTGAGTCTGCTGCTGCCGGTATTCGCACATGCCGGAGATTTCGAGATGATGGCGATTGTCTATCCGCCGCTGGTTTACGCCGACAGCGGTCGGCTGTGGGGAGTGGCGCCGGAAGTTGTCGTTGAGATTCAGAAAATCGTCGGTGACGATAGCCCGTTACGCGAAACGCCCTGGTTGCGGGGATACGAGCAGACACAAAAACTGTCCATGCAGGGGATGTTCGCCATCGTCCGCATTCCCGAGCGTGAGAATTTGTTCAAATGGGTGGGGCCGATTTTCGGGGAGGGAGATTATTTTTTCAAGCGCAAGGGCGCGTCCCTGAAAGTCGATACGCTTGAGGACGCCCGCAAGGTGACGCGTATCGCCGTGCGCAAGGACGGCTACACCCATCAGGCGCTGGCCGCCAGAGGGTTCGACAACCTTGATGTGGGGCCGACCTACGAGTCCAGTTACATGAAATTGGTGGAGGATCGGGTGGACCTCGTGCTGATGGGCGAGCGCACGTATTATTATATGGTAAGGCAGGCCGGGTTGAACCCCGCCGAATTCGAACGCACGGATTGCAAGCTCGGAGACTCCGCCGCTTGGCTCGCCTTTTCCCTGGATGTACCCGACGAGACCGTCCGGGAATGGCAGGACGCCCTGGACGTCTTGAAGGCCAGCGGCGTCTATCAGAAGATCATGGACAGGAATTTCCAACCATAG
- a CDS encoding thioredoxin family protein: MATERFSVKGTPTFLLFHRGREVDRLIGESDGETLNEFVGTSLSELDRADSP; the protein is encoded by the coding sequence ATGGCCACCGAACGCTTTTCGGTGAAGGGCACGCCCACCTTTCTGCTGTTCCATCGCGGACGCGAGGTCGATCGGCTAATCGGGGAGTCCGACGGCGAGACCCTGAACGAGTTCGTCGGGACATCCCTGTCAGAACTGGACCGGGCGGACAGTCCGTAA
- a CDS encoding aspartate/glutamate racemase family protein, whose protein sequence is MKTIGLIGGMSWESSLEYYRVMNEAVKARLGGLHSARILMNSVDFAPLREQMLAGGWDQVGERLGKEARTLELAGAELMVIGTNTMHKVAPQVEAAVDVPLVHIADATAEAARSRGFSRVALLGTVFTMQDDFYTGRLRRHGFEVLVPGAEDRKLVDRVIFDELCRGEFLDGSRAEYLRIIEELAGQGAEAVILGCTEIGLLVRPEDTDVPTLDTCRIHAEKVVDLALG, encoded by the coding sequence ATGAAGACCATCGGACTCATCGGCGGCATGAGCTGGGAATCCTCCCTGGAATATTACCGTGTCATGAATGAGGCCGTGAAGGCGCGCCTCGGCGGCCTGCATTCGGCCCGCATCCTCATGAACTCCGTGGATTTCGCCCCGTTGCGCGAGCAGATGCTCGCGGGCGGGTGGGACCAGGTCGGCGAACGGCTGGGCAAGGAGGCTCGCACTCTGGAGCTGGCCGGGGCCGAGCTTATGGTCATCGGCACCAACACCATGCACAAGGTGGCTCCGCAGGTGGAGGCGGCCGTGGATGTGCCGCTGGTCCATATCGCCGATGCCACGGCCGAGGCCGCCCGCTCGCGCGGCTTCTCGCGGGTGGCCCTGCTCGGGACCGTGTTCACCATGCAGGACGATTTTTACACGGGCCGTCTGCGTCGGCACGGTTTCGAGGTGCTTGTCCCCGGAGCCGAGGACCGGAAGCTTGTGGACCGGGTCATCTTCGACGAACTGTGCCGGGGCGAGTTCCTGGACGGCTCCCGCGCCGAGTATTTGCGCATTATCGAGGAATTGGCCGGGCAAGGCGCCGAGGCGGTCATCCTCGGCTGCACGGAAATCGGCCTGCTCGTCCGGCCGGAGGATACCGACGTGCCTACCCTGGACACCTGCCGCATTCACGCCGAAAAGGTGGTGGATCTGGCGCTTGGTTGA
- a CDS encoding putrescine aminotransferase: MTRNIDEAFREATDFVDIITKPVGNVSLDERRRIATETVENFCDHINKGFLEYRKSVTEAGEFAVTEWMGQGSILKDALDREYIDILGGFGLYSYGIRHPKIVGAVKAQLDRSPQYSQEMLDPLRAKLARIIAKLTPGDIQYGFFANSGTEAVEGAMKLAKFYTGKKGFIAMLKGFHGKTLGSLSLMGKTDFRAPLLPLLEGVRHVPFGDVEAVERELRYAQAVGDDIAAVVAEPIQGEAGAIVPPDEFWPGLREVCDKYGVLLIADEVQTGFGRTGEIFGVDHWGVAPDIMCFGKALGGGVVPMSGFFSTPEIWKVMEPNPFMHTTTTGGNPIACASALAAITVMHDENLPAQAAEKGEYVKKHLNELSERYPGILQKVTGKGLLVGMHFVNDEIGYHVASGLFARGVITAGTLTNARCIRFEPALNIPMDLLDEALNRMEDVFKSLSASPQ, translated from the coding sequence ATGACCCGTAACATCGATGAAGCATTTAGAGAAGCAACTGATTTTGTTGATATAATAACAAAACCCGTCGGGAACGTTTCCCTTGACGAGCGGCGCAGGATCGCCACGGAGACCGTGGAAAACTTCTGCGACCACATCAACAAGGGCTTCCTGGAATATCGCAAATCCGTGACCGAGGCAGGCGAATTCGCCGTGACCGAATGGATGGGCCAGGGGTCCATTCTGAAGGACGCCCTGGACCGCGAATACATCGACATCCTCGGTGGCTTCGGCCTGTACAGCTACGGCATCCGCCATCCGAAAATAGTCGGGGCGGTCAAGGCCCAGCTCGACCGCTCGCCCCAGTATTCCCAGGAAATGCTCGATCCCCTGCGCGCCAAGCTCGCCCGGATCATCGCCAAGCTGACTCCCGGCGACATCCAGTACGGCTTCTTCGCCAACTCGGGCACCGAGGCTGTGGAAGGTGCCATGAAGCTGGCCAAATTCTACACGGGCAAGAAGGGATTCATCGCCATGCTCAAGGGCTTCCACGGCAAGACTCTGGGTTCCCTTTCACTCATGGGCAAAACCGATTTCCGCGCCCCGTTGCTGCCGTTGCTTGAAGGCGTGCGCCACGTGCCCTTCGGCGACGTCGAGGCCGTGGAGCGCGAATTGCGCTACGCCCAGGCCGTGGGCGACGACATCGCCGCCGTGGTGGCCGAGCCCATCCAGGGCGAAGCCGGGGCCATCGTGCCGCCCGACGAATTCTGGCCCGGCCTGCGCGAGGTCTGCGACAAGTACGGTGTGCTGCTAATCGCCGACGAGGTCCAGACCGGCTTCGGCCGCACCGGCGAAATCTTCGGCGTGGACCACTGGGGCGTGGCTCCGGACATCATGTGTTTCGGCAAGGCGCTGGGCGGCGGCGTGGTGCCCATGTCCGGCTTTTTCTCCACCCCGGAAATCTGGAAAGTCATGGAACCCAACCCGTTCATGCACACCACCACGACGGGCGGCAACCCCATCGCCTGCGCCTCCGCCCTGGCCGCCATCACGGTCATGCACGACGAAAATCTCCCCGCCCAGGCCGCCGAAAAGGGCGAATATGTCAAGAAACACCTGAACGAACTGTCCGAACGGTACCCCGGCATCCTGCAAAAGGTCACGGGCAAGGGGTTGCTCGTCGGTATGCACTTCGTCAATGACGAAATCGGCTACCACGTGGCCTCCGGCCTGTTCGCGCGCGGCGTAATTACGGCAGGAACTCTCACCAACGCCCGGTGCATCCGTTTCGAACCCGCACTGAACATTCCCATGGACCTGCTGGATGAAGCCCTGAACCGAATGGAAGACGTCTTCAAATCGCTGTCCGCCAGCCCGCAATAG
- a CDS encoding AMP-binding protein, translating to MTETTDMTLKDLLSRSVELYADRTALGFVGGEALTYAQFGKSVAELQTVLRGLGIKPEDKIALIGENMPNWAISYFAATTMGVIAVPILQEFHPSAVQHILRHSEAKMVIASRRYMDKVEGDNIPDLETVMIMDDFSMEDEEGKRTTYVEALEAAGERIEQFAETAREQLEHLGEAARDKLPETARERVNRFSDTARETMEKFSDSYKETVDWFSASARRFIDRKTGKPFELTEDHIAAILYTSGTTGHSKGVVLTHRNLVQNCIGGVRTIPVLETDRFLSVLPMAHTYECSVGLIIPLHSGSSVFFLQKPPTPKTLLPAMQTVKPTVMNVVPLIIEKIYKSRIKKKLTGTGVARGLMKIGLTRRKLSQVAGKKLIDAFGGELRCLCIGGAPLSPEVEQFLTDAKVPYAVGYGMTEASPLLAGTDPSLQRHRGIGPAIPGVELKIDDPDPETGEGEVLARGPNIMREYYKAPKDTEATFTEDGWLKTGDLGKFEDGYLYLKGRLKNVILGPSGENIYPEEVESIINANDSVQESLVYDSGGKLMARIHLNYESLDEQFGVNKMIESEVRAKVQKILEDIRVEVNSKVSSFARLKRVVEQIEPFEKTPTQKIKRFLYTDQ from the coding sequence GTGACCGAGACAACCGACATGACCTTGAAGGATTTGCTGAGCCGTTCCGTGGAGCTGTATGCCGACCGGACCGCGCTCGGGTTTGTGGGCGGTGAGGCCCTCACCTATGCCCAGTTCGGGAAGAGCGTGGCCGAGCTGCAGACCGTGCTGCGCGGGCTCGGCATCAAGCCCGAGGACAAGATCGCTCTCATCGGCGAGAATATGCCCAACTGGGCCATCAGTTATTTTGCAGCGACCACCATGGGTGTCATCGCGGTTCCCATCCTGCAGGAATTCCACCCCAGCGCCGTTCAGCACATCCTTCGTCACTCCGAGGCGAAGATGGTCATCGCTTCCAGACGATACATGGACAAGGTCGAGGGCGACAATATCCCCGACCTCGAAACCGTCATGATAATGGACGATTTTTCCATGGAGGACGAGGAGGGCAAGCGGACCACCTACGTCGAGGCCCTGGAGGCCGCCGGCGAGCGCATTGAGCAGTTCGCCGAAACGGCCCGCGAGCAGTTGGAGCACCTGGGCGAAGCGGCAAGGGACAAGCTGCCCGAGACCGCACGGGAGCGCGTGAACCGATTCAGCGACACGGCCAGGGAGACCATGGAGAAGTTCTCGGACTCCTACAAGGAGACCGTTGACTGGTTCAGCGCCTCGGCCCGCCGGTTCATCGACAGGAAAACCGGCAAGCCCTTTGAACTGACCGAAGACCATATTGCCGCGATTCTCTATACCTCCGGCACCACCGGCCATTCCAAAGGCGTGGTCCTGACCCACCGCAATCTCGTGCAGAACTGCATCGGCGGAGTCAGAACCATTCCGGTCCTCGAAACCGACCGTTTTCTGTCCGTGCTGCCCATGGCCCACACCTACGAGTGCAGCGTGGGCCTCATTATCCCTCTTCATTCCGGCAGTTCGGTCTTTTTCCTGCAAAAGCCGCCGACCCCGAAAACGCTCCTGCCCGCCATGCAGACGGTCAAGCCCACGGTGATGAACGTGGTCCCGCTCATCATCGAGAAAATCTACAAGAGCCGGATCAAGAAGAAGCTGACCGGAACCGGCGTCGCTCGCGGTCTGATGAAGATCGGCCTGACCCGGCGCAAACTTTCCCAGGTGGCCGGAAAGAAGCTCATCGACGCCTTTGGCGGCGAGCTTCGCTGCCTGTGCATCGGCGGGGCACCTCTTTCGCCCGAGGTCGAGCAGTTTCTGACCGACGCCAAGGTTCCTTATGCCGTGGGTTACGGCATGACCGAGGCGTCGCCCCTGCTGGCCGGAACCGATCCGTCCCTGCAACGGCATCGCGGCATCGGACCGGCAATCCCCGGCGTTGAGCTCAAGATCGACGATCCCGATCCCGAGACGGGCGAGGGCGAGGTCCTGGCCCGGGGGCCGAACATCATGCGCGAGTATTACAAGGCCCCCAAGGACACCGAGGCGACCTTCACCGAGGACGGCTGGCTCAAGACCGGCGATCTCGGCAAGTTTGAGGACGGCTATCTCTATCTCAAAGGGCGGCTGAAGAACGTCATTCTCGGCCCCAGCGGCGAGAATATTTATCCCGAAGAGGTCGAGTCCATCATCAACGCCAACGACTCAGTCCAGGAGTCTCTGGTTTACGATTCCGGCGGCAAGCTGATGGCCCGTATTCACCTCAACTACGAAAGCCTGGACGAGCAGTTCGGCGTCAACAAGATGATCGAATCCGAGGTTCGCGCCAAGGTGCAGAAAATCCTCGAAGACATTCGCGTCGAGGTGAATTCCAAGGTATCGTCCTTTGCCAGGCTCAAACGCGTGGTCGAGCAGATCGAGCCCTTCGAGAAGACGCCCACCCAGAAGATCAAGCGGTTCCTTTACACTGACCAATAG
- a CDS encoding sigma 54-interacting transcriptional regulator, whose translation MPVSSTILVADGDASIRALIKDILEARGYRVETASTAVSAAALMARSSPDLVLAAHGEEDDGGSLVNEAAGLKLVTPVILLISASTENPGRLARDCGAMAYLQKPVVRSQLEMLVRLGVAENELRSSTIIQERRLSSAQAFLRSMLNADEGVVLLLDENATVIDCSGTSDGLLGRDVAECAGQAYPSLFPESVTNLHEGAIAKARTTGKAARLEEHRGGMVLETRVRPVLQGSALSGFVVQLRDITAERRTEVGLAESEKQYRSVFAGASDAIILVDRERGVVMECNDAAGRALGYEPGEIRGMAVQGLVAHPEQILSAIAHGGERVSYDYLKRRNGSSFPVELSMSHFSNAGREVCILYAQDISRRKIVEEALREGAKLYRAVVEDQTELICRYGTDGRLTFVNNAFERFVGQDEEDVLGRNFFATMEAMDSRTLTRWLDGFDPARPVLDLEVRQIRSDKEERWISWTHRAVLNDQNMVVEIQAVGRDVTEHKAAERALVRATMEKERYRLNLEATFSSIPDAILTVDSDLSIIATNSAAKALFGIEEGRARGHRLEDMVGDEGNPCVQVLRQVLKTDKPVRGYEIEVKTPALGERMVEINCSPLVDGERGQSGAVLVVRDISHIADLEKQLQQRHGFRGIVGRSSAMQDIYQLLEQLSSLDSIVLILGESGTGKELVAEALHYGGVRAGKPLIKVNCSALSESLLESELFGHVRGAFTGAVRDKAGRIQAAQGGTLFLDEIGDISPMLQLKLLRFLESREYERVGESRTCTADVRIIAATNADLRESVRRGLFREDLYYRLNVMPVTLPPLRDRQSDIPMLVAHFLEIFSENFGKLFDGVSEEVMDLFLTYSWPGNVRELKHALEHACILSPGKVIELKHIRKDLVDQIRGGAQGAVQLPESGAPSLSFTGKPGKEDILAVLRECGGNKVRAARRLGIHRATLYRKLKAWEVDA comes from the coding sequence ATGCCGGTGAGTTCGACCATTCTCGTCGCCGATGGCGACGCCTCCATACGCGCGCTGATAAAGGATATCCTTGAAGCCCGGGGATACCGGGTGGAAACCGCCTCCACCGCCGTGTCGGCGGCGGCGCTCATGGCGCGCAGCAGTCCGGACCTGGTGTTGGCCGCGCACGGCGAAGAGGATGACGGCGGCTCACTGGTGAACGAGGCTGCGGGGCTCAAGCTCGTCACTCCGGTCATCCTGCTTATCTCCGCCTCCACGGAAAATCCCGGCCGTCTGGCCCGCGACTGCGGGGCCATGGCCTATCTGCAAAAGCCCGTGGTCCGTTCCCAGCTTGAAATGCTCGTGCGTCTCGGGGTGGCCGAGAACGAGTTGCGTTCCTCGACGATTATTCAGGAGAGGCGTTTGTCGTCCGCCCAGGCGTTCCTCCGTTCCATGCTCAACGCGGACGAGGGCGTGGTTCTCCTGTTGGACGAAAACGCCACGGTCATCGATTGCAGCGGGACCTCGGACGGCCTGTTGGGGCGGGACGTGGCCGAGTGCGCGGGCCAAGCCTATCCGTCGCTGTTCCCGGAATCAGTGACCAATCTGCACGAGGGGGCCATCGCCAAGGCGCGGACCACCGGCAAGGCGGCCCGTCTGGAGGAGCACCGTGGCGGCATGGTTCTGGAGACTCGGGTTAGGCCCGTGTTGCAGGGAAGCGCGCTTTCCGGGTTCGTGGTCCAGCTTCGGGACATCACCGCCGAGCGGCGCACCGAGGTCGGGCTTGCGGAAAGCGAGAAGCAGTACCGCAGCGTGTTCGCCGGGGCGTCGGACGCCATCATCCTGGTGGACCGGGAGCGGGGCGTGGTCATGGAATGCAACGATGCGGCGGGCCGTGCCCTCGGATACGAGCCGGGCGAAATTCGCGGCATGGCCGTCCAGGGGTTGGTGGCCCATCCCGAGCAGATCCTGTCGGCCATCGCCCATGGCGGGGAGCGGGTTTCCTACGATTATCTTAAACGCAGGAACGGCTCATCCTTTCCCGTTGAGCTGTCCATGAGCCATTTTTCCAATGCGGGCAGGGAAGTATGCATCCTTTACGCCCAGGACATTTCCAGACGGAAGATCGTCGAGGAGGCGTTACGAGAGGGCGCCAAGCTTTATCGCGCCGTGGTCGAGGACCAGACCGAGCTTATCTGCCGCTACGGCACGGACGGCAGGCTGACGTTCGTGAACAACGCCTTCGAGCGGTTTGTGGGCCAGGACGAGGAGGATGTGCTCGGGCGCAATTTCTTCGCCACCATGGAGGCCATGGACAGCCGGACCCTGACCCGGTGGCTGGACGGCTTCGATCCGGCCCGGCCCGTGCTTGACCTGGAAGTGCGGCAGATTCGGTCGGACAAGGAGGAGCGATGGATTTCCTGGACCCACCGGGCCGTGCTCAACGATCAGAACATGGTCGTGGAGATTCAGGCCGTGGGCCGTGACGTGACCGAGCATAAGGCCGCCGAACGCGCCCTGGTGCGGGCCACCATGGAGAAGGAGCGATATCGGTTGAACCTGGAGGCCACCTTTTCTTCCATCCCCGACGCCATCCTGACAGTGGATTCCGACCTGTCGATCATCGCTACCAACAGTGCGGCCAAGGCCCTGTTCGGGATCGAGGAGGGCCGGGCACGGGGGCATAGGTTGGAGGATATGGTCGGGGATGAAGGCAACCCGTGCGTCCAGGTGCTTCGGCAGGTTCTCAAGACCGACAAGCCTGTGCGCGGCTACGAGATCGAGGTGAAGACCCCGGCCCTTGGCGAGCGCATGGTCGAGATCAACTGCTCGCCGTTGGTGGACGGGGAGCGCGGGCAATCCGGGGCCGTGCTCGTGGTGCGCGACATTTCACACATCGCGGACCTGGAAAAACAGTTGCAACAGCGGCACGGCTTTCGCGGGATCGTGGGCCGCAGCAGCGCCATGCAGGACATCTATCAGCTTCTGGAGCAGCTTTCGTCCCTGGATTCCATCGTGCTTATCCTGGGAGAGTCCGGCACCGGCAAGGAACTGGTCGCCGAGGCCCTGCATTATGGCGGGGTGCGGGCGGGCAAGCCGCTCATCAAGGTCAACTGCTCGGCTCTGTCCGAGAGCCTGCTCGAAAGCGAGCTGTTCGGGCATGTTCGCGGGGCCTTCACCGGCGCGGTCCGGGACAAGGCCGGGCGCATACAGGCGGCCCAGGGCGGGACCCTGTTTCTGGACGAAATCGGCGACATCTCTCCCATGCTGCAACTCAAGCTTCTGCGTTTTCTGGAGAGCCGGGAATACGAGCGGGTGGGCGAGTCCAGGACCTGCACCGCGGACGTGCGCATTATCGCCGCCACCAACGCGGACTTGCGCGAGTCGGTACGTCGGGGCCTCTTTCGGGAAGACCTCTATTACCGGCTCAACGTCATGCCGGTGACCTTGCCGCCGCTTCGGGATCGGCAGTCGGACATTCCCATGCTGGTGGCGCATTTCCTGGAAATATTCTCCGAGAATTTCGGCAAGCTTTTCGACGGGGTGTCCGAAGAGGTTATGGACCTGTTCCTGACCTATTCCTGGCCGGGGAACGTGCGCGAACTCAAGCACGCCCTGGAGCACGCCTGCATACTGTCGCCCGGCAAGGTTATCGAGCTCAAGCACATCCGCAAGGATTTGGTGGACCAGATCAGGGGAGGGGCGCAGGGCGCGGTTCAGCTCCCCGAGAGTGGCGCGCCATCCTTGTCCTTTACGGGCAAACCCGGCAAGGAGGATATTCTGGCCGTGCTTCGGGAGTGCGGGGGTAACAAGGTCCGTGCTGCCCGCAGACTGGGCATCCACAGAGCCACCCTGTATCGCAAGCTCAAGGCCTGGGAAGTGGACGCCTGA
- a CDS encoding amidohydrolase — MQDNQLFLNGNIISMDARDSRFEALAVEDGRILRVGSNNDMADLVEAGWPVTDLAGRTVLPGFIDTHQHLGLTGQVLNGIDFQDAETLETVFEQTREAAENAAPDAWVLGYTLNDFSLREQRMPLKEELDAVCPDNPAMIVHSSWHMCALNSVAMDILSPPADLPGMDIGRDGTPTGVIRDPGAPDFIFPAVSSLTPVEVKLESFRKACEAALKQGITTLHCLEGGGFGPGDTRIVLENRDKLPVNVVLWNQVMDVEETVGMGLDRIGGCICADGAMDAYTAALFEPYLDQPDNYGTLNYTQEEMDAFVLASHKAGLQVAVHCETDRAIEQVLSAMEKAIAAYPREDHRHRIEHCEIPTWDQVERMGRAGILAGMQPAFIHYLVDMEAYEKRFGMDRLRRLHPYRTMLRNGVTMTGGSDCPVTPHGPLVGIQTAVLHPILEERITPTQAIRMFTIDAAYSAFDEAERGSIEPGKIADLVILSADPTAVSPETINEIRVDRTIVRGKAVGEPRDGPAA, encoded by the coding sequence ATGCAAGACAACCAGTTGTTCCTGAACGGCAATATTATTTCCATGGACGCACGGGATTCCCGGTTCGAGGCTTTGGCCGTGGAAGACGGCCGCATCCTCCGGGTCGGCTCCAACAACGACATGGCGGACCTGGTCGAGGCGGGCTGGCCCGTCACCGATCTCGCGGGCCGAACCGTGCTGCCCGGCTTCATCGATACCCACCAACACCTCGGCCTGACAGGCCAGGTATTGAACGGCATCGACTTCCAGGACGCCGAGACGCTCGAAACCGTGTTCGAGCAAACCCGGGAGGCAGCCGAAAACGCCGCCCCCGACGCATGGGTCCTCGGCTACACCCTCAACGATTTCTCGCTGCGGGAACAACGGATGCCGCTGAAGGAGGAGTTGGACGCGGTCTGCCCCGATAACCCGGCGATGATCGTGCATTCCTCCTGGCACATGTGCGCCCTGAACTCCGTGGCCATGGACATTCTCTCCCCGCCCGCCGATCTGCCGGGCATGGACATCGGCCGGGACGGCACCCCCACCGGCGTGATCCGCGACCCGGGCGCGCCCGACTTCATCTTTCCAGCCGTGTCTTCCCTCACTCCTGTCGAGGTCAAGCTCGAAAGCTTCCGCAAGGCGTGCGAGGCCGCGCTCAAACAGGGCATCACTACCCTGCACTGCCTGGAAGGCGGCGGATTCGGCCCCGGCGACACCCGCATCGTCCTCGAAAACAGGGATAAACTTCCGGTAAACGTGGTCCTCTGGAACCAGGTCATGGACGTCGAGGAGACCGTGGGCATGGGGCTCGACCGCATCGGCGGCTGCATCTGCGCGGACGGCGCGATGGACGCCTACACCGCAGCGCTGTTCGAACCGTACCTCGATCAGCCGGACAACTACGGCACCCTGAACTACACCCAGGAAGAGATGGACGCCTTTGTCCTGGCCTCCCACAAGGCCGGGCTCCAGGTGGCCGTCCATTGCGAAACGGACCGGGCCATCGAACAGGTCCTGTCCGCCATGGAAAAGGCCATAGCGGCCTATCCGCGCGAAGACCACCGACATCGCATCGAACACTGCGAGATTCCCACCTGGGATCAGGTGGAACGCATGGGCCGGGCGGGCATCCTGGCCGGGATGCAACCCGCTTTCATCCATTACCTGGTGGATATGGAAGCCTATGAAAAGCGGTTCGGCATGGACCGCCTCCGCAGGCTGCATCCCTATCGGACCATGCTCAGGAACGGCGTGACGATGACCGGCGGCTCAGACTGCCCGGTCACGCCCCACGGCCCGCTCGTCGGCATCCAGACCGCCGTGCTTCATCCCATCCTGGAAGAGCGCATCACCCCCACGCAGGCCATCCGCATGTTCACCATCGACGCCGCCTACAGCGCTTTTGACGAAGCCGAACGGGGCAGCATCGAGCCGGGCAAGATCGCCGACCTGGTGATCCTGAGTGCCGATCCGACCGCTGTTTCCCCGGAAACCATCAACGAAATCAGGGTCGACAGAACCATCGTGCGAGGCAAGGCGGTGGGCGAACCCAGGGACGGACCGGCGGCCTGA
- a CDS encoding peptidylprolyl isomerase produces the protein MKNLLQTIVLCALLVLLASPAAQAQDLENTLYLDLDSGRVVIEMRPDLAPAHVARIKELARMKFYDGIVFHRVIDGFMAQTGDPTGTGRGGSGKNLDAEFSKAPFKRGTVGMARAASPDSADSQFFICFAPAPFLDGQYTVWGQVVSGMEFVDKIKKGSGQSGMVRNPDKIVSLRVAADVK, from the coding sequence ATGAAAAACCTGTTGCAAACCATTGTTCTCTGCGCCCTTCTGGTGCTGCTGGCCAGCCCAGCAGCCCAGGCCCAAGACCTGGAAAACACCCTCTACCTCGACCTCGATTCCGGCCGGGTGGTCATTGAGATGCGCCCCGACCTGGCCCCCGCCCACGTGGCCCGGATAAAGGAACTGGCCCGCATGAAATTCTACGACGGCATCGTCTTTCACCGCGTCATCGACGGCTTCATGGCCCAGACCGGCGATCCCACCGGCACAGGCAGGGGCGGTTCGGGCAAGAACCTGGACGCCGAGTTCAGCAAGGCTCCGTTCAAGCGCGGCACGGTGGGCATGGCCCGCGCGGCCTCCCCGGACAGCGCCGACAGCCAGTTCTTCATCTGTTTCGCCCCGGCTCCCTTCCTCGACGGCCAGTACACCGTCTGGGGACAGGTCGTATCGGGCATGGAGTTCGTCGACAAGATCAAGAAAGGCTCCGGCCAAAGCGGCATGGTCCGCAACCCCGACAAGATCGTCAGCCTCCGCGTGGCCGCCGACGTGAAGTGA
- a CDS encoding AzlD domain-containing protein: MDQKTVFVTIVAMLAVTYIPRMVPLVVLASRTLPGPVVRWLSYVPAAVLSSMLFPALLLRDGSLDVSFDNYFLWAAVPAFILAWRTRSFFGTVALGMALVAAGRWFIG; this comes from the coding sequence ATGGACCAGAAAACAGTCTTTGTAACCATCGTCGCCATGCTGGCCGTGACGTATATCCCGCGCATGGTGCCGCTCGTGGTACTGGCCTCGCGGACTCTGCCCGGCCCGGTGGTCCGCTGGCTTTCCTACGTCCCGGCGGCCGTGCTCTCGTCCATGCTTTTCCCGGCTCTGCTTCTCAGGGACGGCAGCCTGGACGTTTCGTTCGACAACTACTTTTTGTGGGCGGCGGTCCCAGCCTTTATCCTGGCGTGGCGGACCAGATCCTTTTTCGGCACCGTGGCCCTGGGCATGGCCCTGGTGGCGGCGGGCCGTTGGTTTATCGGATAG